One part of the Salinivirga cyanobacteriivorans genome encodes these proteins:
- a CDS encoding acyl-CoA carboxylase subunit beta codes for MESAFDKFLNRQDKLLKQYNQKYFDKQHNKGKLTARERIELLFDPDTFEELDAYTPPASVSFGKTSKAYGDGVITGFGMINGRQVYAFAQDFNVLGGSLGSGHAAKIIKVQDMALKTGSPIVGLIDSGGARIQEGVASLSGYANIFRRNVLSSGVIPQISAIMGPAAGGAVYSPALTDFIFMTKSTSYMFVTGPDVVKQVLNEDVTPEQLGGASVHGTKSGVADFVFNDDESTIQGIKMLLSFLPSNNIENPSYLKPEDAIDRIDESLRDIIPADPDKPYNIYEVIDSIVDDNKFFEIAGNHAQNIVTGFARMGGFVIGIVANQPQTLAGTLDIDSSVKAARFINICNSFNIPILTLEDVPGFLPGMDQEHAGIIKHGAKLLYAYTFSTVPKITVVLRKAYGGAFIVMNSKGIGGDFNFAWPSAEIAVMGPEGAIAILYRKELAEADDPVKLKKEFAAKYRDEIANPYIADEKGYVDEVIDPAHTRPKVIKVLKSLDKKSISLPRRKHGNIPL; via the coding sequence ATGGAAAGCGCATTTGATAAATTTTTGAATCGTCAGGATAAACTGTTAAAACAGTACAATCAAAAATATTTTGATAAACAACATAATAAGGGTAAACTAACTGCAAGAGAGCGTATTGAGCTATTGTTTGATCCTGATACGTTTGAGGAGTTAGATGCTTACACACCACCGGCTTCTGTTTCTTTTGGCAAAACATCAAAAGCATATGGAGATGGCGTTATTACAGGTTTTGGTATGATTAACGGAAGACAGGTATATGCTTTTGCACAGGATTTTAATGTATTAGGTGGTTCGTTGGGCTCCGGACATGCTGCTAAAATTATTAAAGTTCAGGATATGGCATTAAAAACGGGATCTCCAATAGTCGGATTGATCGATTCCGGTGGTGCCCGAATACAAGAGGGAGTGGCAAGCCTGAGTGGATATGCTAATATTTTTCGACGGAACGTACTTTCGTCAGGGGTAATACCTCAGATTTCTGCTATTATGGGGCCAGCAGCCGGAGGAGCTGTGTATTCTCCGGCACTTACAGATTTTATTTTTATGACCAAATCAACGAGTTATATGTTTGTTACCGGCCCTGATGTGGTAAAACAGGTTTTGAACGAAGATGTGACACCTGAGCAACTGGGTGGAGCATCTGTTCATGGCACCAAATCAGGAGTGGCAGATTTTGTTTTCAACGATGATGAAAGTACAATTCAGGGAATAAAAATGCTGCTCTCATTTTTACCATCCAATAATATTGAGAATCCATCATATTTAAAACCGGAAGATGCTATCGATCGTATCGATGAGTCTTTGCGCGACATTATTCCGGCAGATCCTGATAAGCCTTATAATATTTACGAAGTAATAGATAGTATTGTTGATGATAATAAGTTTTTTGAAATAGCCGGGAATCACGCCCAAAATATTGTAACAGGATTTGCCCGTATGGGAGGATTTGTAATTGGTATTGTGGCTAATCAGCCACAAACTCTGGCCGGTACGTTGGACATAGATTCTTCTGTGAAAGCTGCCCGGTTTATCAATATTTGTAATAGTTTTAATATCCCGATTCTTACCTTAGAGGATGTTCCCGGATTTTTACCGGGTATGGATCAGGAGCATGCCGGAATTATTAAGCACGGAGCCAAATTGCTGTATGCATACACCTTTTCCACTGTTCCGAAGATCACCGTAGTACTCCGTAAAGCATATGGCGGAGCTTTTATCGTAATGAATAGTAAAGGTATTGGTGGTGATTTTAATTTTGCCTGGCCAAGTGCCGAAATTGCTGTTATGGGGCCAGAAGGTGCTATAGCAATTCTTTACCGCAAAGAGTTGGCAGAAGCAGATGATCCGGTGAAGCTTAAAAAAGAGTTTGCTGCTAAATATCGTGACGAAATAGCAAACCCTTACATTGCTGATGAAAAGGGATATGTTGACGAAGTCATAGATCCGGCACATACTCGCCCAAAAGTCATTAAAGTATTGAAAAGTCTGGATAAAAAATCGATAAGCTTGCCACGTCGTAAACACGGAAATATTCCATTGTAA
- a CDS encoding ribonucleoside triphosphate reductase, with translation MNGNLKIEKIVKRNGEIVDFQIEKIEHAIFKAMRAIGQPDRQKASELSEKALQAFNTNGSSETPTVEQVQDSVEQTLFHEDSFELAKAYMLYRKQREQSRNAKDLFSNVEIMDDYLTMNDWRVKESANSAYSLQGLNQHISTVITSQYWLSRLYPDNIAEAHKKGYLHIHDLGFLSVYCVGWDLKDMLVKGFRGVLGKTEANPAKHFRTALGQAVNFFYTLQGEAAGAQAFSNFDTLLAPFIRHDNLSYGQVKQCFQEFLFNMNIPTRVGFQTPFTNITMDLTIPSFMKEEAVVIGGQLQDTTYGDYQHEMDILNKAFADAMLEGDANGSLFSFPIPTYNITPDFAWDNPDYEMIWEMTAKYGIPYFSNFVNSDMSPDDVRSMCCRLRLDKRELNKRGGGLFASNPLTGSVGVVTLNLAKLGYEAQSETNLKQRIKSFMVLAKDSLELKRKTIENYTEKGLYPYSKFYLDGIKKQYGSFWKNHFSTIGINGMNECAMNFLGKNIAQPEGIEFATRLMDYMRDVLTEFQEETGNIYNLEAAPAESASYRFARIDTMQYPDIITANHAEFKKGANPYYTNSSQLPVNHTDDIFEVLQLQDNLQTKYTGGTVLHIFTGEANMPAVAAKNLVRKITNNFHLPYITISPTFSICPSHGYIGGEHFKCPKCGKDTEVYSRIVGYMRPVNQWNDGKKQEFKDRKLFSSNKFEQEPELLMHLHNEKLEV, from the coding sequence ATGAATGGTAATTTAAAAATTGAAAAAATCGTTAAACGTAACGGCGAAATTGTTGATTTTCAAATTGAGAAAATCGAACATGCTATTTTTAAAGCAATGCGTGCTATCGGTCAACCCGATAGACAAAAAGCGTCAGAGTTGAGTGAAAAAGCTTTGCAAGCTTTCAATACTAATGGAAGTTCCGAAACACCAACTGTTGAACAGGTTCAGGATAGTGTGGAGCAAACATTGTTTCATGAAGATAGTTTCGAGTTGGCTAAAGCTTATATGCTTTATCGTAAACAGCGTGAGCAATCGCGTAACGCGAAAGATCTATTTTCCAATGTGGAAATTATGGATGATTATCTCACAATGAATGATTGGCGGGTGAAAGAGAGTGCTAACTCAGCTTATTCTTTGCAAGGATTGAATCAACATATTTCAACGGTAATTACATCACAATATTGGCTCAGTCGCTTATATCCTGATAATATTGCAGAAGCACATAAGAAAGGCTATTTGCATATTCACGATTTAGGTTTCTTGAGTGTTTACTGTGTGGGATGGGATTTGAAAGATATGCTTGTAAAAGGTTTCCGTGGAGTACTTGGAAAAACTGAAGCGAATCCGGCAAAACATTTTCGTACAGCATTAGGCCAGGCTGTAAACTTCTTTTATACACTTCAGGGGGAAGCTGCCGGAGCTCAGGCTTTTTCAAATTTTGATACACTTTTAGCACCATTTATTCGTCACGATAATCTTTCGTATGGGCAAGTGAAACAATGTTTCCAGGAGTTTTTGTTTAATATGAATATTCCTACTCGTGTGGGTTTCCAAACTCCATTTACAAATATAACCATGGATCTTACAATACCTAGCTTTATGAAAGAAGAAGCAGTTGTTATTGGAGGCCAATTGCAAGACACAACATATGGAGATTACCAGCATGAAATGGATATTTTGAACAAGGCTTTTGCTGATGCTATGCTTGAAGGTGATGCCAATGGAAGTCTTTTTTCATTTCCAATACCAACTTACAATATAACACCGGATTTTGCCTGGGATAATCCTGATTATGAGATGATTTGGGAGATGACCGCCAAGTACGGTATTCCTTATTTCTCCAACTTTGTGAATTCAGATATGAGTCCTGACGACGTGCGTAGCATGTGCTGTCGTTTACGTCTCGATAAGCGTGAGCTGAATAAACGTGGTGGTGGGCTGTTTGCGTCCAATCCATTGACAGGTTCAGTGGGGGTGGTAACCTTAAACTTAGCAAAACTAGGGTATGAAGCTCAATCTGAAACGAACCTTAAGCAGCGTATCAAAAGTTTTATGGTACTTGCAAAAGATAGCCTTGAATTGAAACGTAAAACCATCGAAAATTATACTGAAAAAGGACTTTATCCTTATTCTAAGTTTTACCTTGATGGTATTAAAAAGCAATATGGTAGTTTCTGGAAAAATCACTTCTCAACCATTGGCATCAATGGAATGAATGAGTGTGCCATGAATTTCCTTGGTAAAAATATTGCTCAACCTGAAGGTATTGAGTTTGCAACCCGGTTAATGGATTACATGCGCGATGTATTGACTGAATTTCAGGAAGAGACAGGTAATATCTACAATTTGGAGGCTGCACCAGCTGAGAGTGCATCATACCGTTTTGCAAGAATTGATACCATGCAATATCCGGATATTATTACCGCTAATCATGCTGAATTTAAGAAAGGAGCAAATCCGTATTATACTAACTCCTCGCAATTACCTGTAAATCATACAGATGATATATTCGAAGTGTTACAGTTGCAGGATAACTTACAAACCAAATATACAGGCGGTACAGTATTACATATTTTTACTGGAGAAGCCAATATGCCGGCTGTAGCTGCTAAAAATCTGGTTCGAAAAATTACTAACAATTTCCACTTACCTTACATTACCATTTCTCCGACGTTTAGTATATGTCCTTCCCATGGATACATTGGTGGAGAGCATTTTAAATGCCCGAAATGTGGAAAAGATACCGAAGTTTACAGCCGAATAGTAGGATATATGCGTCCTGTCAATCAGTGGAATGATGGTAAGAAACAGGAGTTTAAAGACAGAAAGCTTTTCTCCAGCAATAAGTTTGAGCAGGAGCCTGAACTATTAATGCACTTACATAATGAGAAATTAGAGGTATAG
- a CDS encoding acetyl-CoA carboxylase biotin carboxylase subunit, whose amino-acid sequence MIQSVLIANRGEIAVRISQTAKRMGIVTYGIRSSKEPKAYYLSEVDHIIDFPENSSTQPEFLQIDELIQIALNNKVDAIHPGYGYLSENAEMARKCHEREIIFIGPDASIIQKMGDKLTAKACAIDAGVPVLGGSSKPAETFAEACEMAKQTGYPLIIKAAAGGGGRGMRIVYDQEDLETNLKLASSEADRAFGNATVFIEKYLESPKHIEIQIVADNFGNVIHLGERECSVQRKHQKVIEEAPSSALNSALREKMTNSAIALAREVNYTSLGTVEFLLDEDGSYYFMEMNTRIQVEHPVTELITGIDLVELQFHIASGLPLPITQPEVDLNGWAIECRINAEDPQSNFVPSTGSIRRLRFPAGNDIRVDSGIIAGSEVTPWFDSMLAKIIVYGTNRKQAIERAMQALRDFHISGIKTSVPFCKAVIMHDKFRNGSYNTAFIEKDLKEMVFEEPNEEFMAGLFSVLTHINKTTPKTGDNNKIDPWVLNRRIRHL is encoded by the coding sequence ATGATACAATCAGTTTTAATTGCAAACAGGGGTGAAATAGCAGTCAGAATATCTCAAACTGCTAAACGTATGGGGATAGTAACTTATGGCATCCGCAGTTCAAAAGAACCTAAAGCATACTATTTAAGTGAGGTCGATCATATTATTGATTTTCCTGAAAATAGTAGCACACAACCTGAGTTTTTACAGATTGATGAATTGATACAAATAGCTTTAAATAATAAGGTAGATGCTATTCATCCCGGTTATGGATATCTATCGGAAAATGCAGAGATGGCCAGAAAATGTCATGAAAGAGAAATCATTTTTATTGGCCCTGATGCTTCGATCATTCAAAAAATGGGAGACAAGCTAACAGCCAAAGCATGTGCAATTGACGCCGGAGTTCCTGTGCTTGGAGGGAGTTCTAAACCAGCTGAAACTTTTGCTGAAGCATGCGAAATGGCAAAGCAAACAGGATATCCACTGATAATTAAAGCTGCTGCAGGAGGAGGGGGTCGTGGAATGCGTATAGTTTATGATCAGGAGGATTTGGAGACAAATTTAAAGTTGGCTTCTTCAGAGGCGGACCGTGCATTTGGAAATGCAACAGTTTTTATAGAAAAGTACTTAGAATCACCTAAACATATTGAAATACAAATTGTAGCAGACAATTTTGGTAATGTAATTCATTTGGGCGAAAGAGAATGCTCCGTTCAGCGAAAGCACCAGAAAGTTATTGAAGAAGCTCCATCGTCAGCATTAAACAGCGCCCTTCGTGAAAAGATGACTAATTCAGCCATTGCGCTTGCCCGGGAGGTAAATTATACAAGTCTGGGAACGGTCGAATTTTTACTTGATGAAGATGGGAGCTATTACTTTATGGAGATGAATACCAGGATTCAGGTAGAACATCCGGTAACAGAATTGATTACGGGTATAGATCTTGTTGAATTGCAGTTTCATATTGCATCTGGTTTACCTTTGCCTATTACTCAGCCAGAAGTTGATTTGAATGGATGGGCAATAGAATGCCGGATAAATGCAGAAGATCCTCAAAGTAATTTTGTCCCATCTACGGGAAGTATTCGAAGGTTGCGTTTCCCGGCCGGTAATGATATCAGGGTTGATAGTGGAATTATAGCAGGTTCAGAAGTAACTCCCTGGTTTGATTCAATGTTGGCGAAAATTATTGTATATGGTACCAACAGAAAGCAGGCGATTGAACGGGCAATGCAGGCTCTGCGTGATTTCCATATAAGTGGAATTAAAACTTCGGTTCCATTTTGCAAAGCTGTTATAATGCATGATAAGTTCCGGAATGGATCATATAATACAGCTTTTATCGAAAAGGATTTAAAAGAGATGGTGTTTGAAGAACCCAATGAAGAATTTATGGCCGGGTTATTTTCAGTACTTACCCATATTAATAAAACAACTCCAAAAACAGGAGACAACAATAAGATTGATCCCTGGGTATTAAATAGACGGATCAGACACCTTTAA
- a CDS encoding anaerobic ribonucleoside-triphosphate reductase activating protein: MSGPKGFKRSTPPLLCWEFCAKAFHDLPECDEYDQSTIVKNLKIGGFTKQSFIDWKGRTCAVVFTKGCNFRCSYCHNPSLVLKNQIKKMPDIDPDEILDYLKSRKDWLDGVVVTGGEPTLHIGLPEFLCKIKSLGLAVKLDTNGSNPCLLKELIAHELVDYVAMDIKTCLKKEAYNEITNCSDQNLIEKIQQSLEVLRSSGIDYQLRTTALPGHHTEAVMNELKQQFGGEHYVVQKFREGDVLGKYED; the protein is encoded by the coding sequence ATGTCTGGGCCCAAGGGATTCAAACGAAGCACACCTCCCTTATTGTGTTGGGAGTTTTGTGCCAAAGCATTTCATGATTTACCGGAGTGTGACGAATACGATCAGAGTACCATTGTTAAGAATTTAAAGATAGGTGGTTTTACAAAGCAAAGTTTCATTGATTGGAAAGGTCGCACATGTGCCGTTGTTTTTACGAAAGGATGTAATTTCCGTTGTAGCTATTGTCATAATCCATCATTGGTTTTGAAAAATCAAATCAAAAAAATGCCTGATATTGATCCTGATGAAATTCTGGATTATTTGAAAAGCAGGAAAGATTGGCTCGATGGTGTTGTTGTAACAGGAGGGGAGCCCACACTACATATTGGTTTGCCTGAGTTTTTGTGTAAGATTAAGTCCTTAGGTTTAGCTGTGAAGCTGGACACAAACGGATCAAATCCTTGCTTACTAAAAGAGTTGATTGCACATGAATTGGTTGACTATGTGGCAATGGACATAAAAACATGCTTAAAGAAGGAGGCATACAATGAAATTACCAATTGCAGTGATCAAAACCTGATTGAAAAGATTCAACAATCTCTTGAAGTATTAAGAAGCTCCGGAATCGATTATCAATTAAGAACAACCGCTTTACCCGGGCATCATACTGAAGCTGTTATGAACGAACTGAAACAGCAGTTCGGAGGTGAACACTATGTGGTGCAGAAATTTCGGGAAGGAGATGTATTGGGGAAATACGAGGATTAA
- a CDS encoding acetyl-CoA carboxylase biotin carboxyl carrier protein subunit encodes MKTKNTDVEMIAVGENRNYNFHVKHSNEIYYQGKKVKTHLYTGKDGASILMANGFRYIVEILSNNQNSYEILINGRTYSFSVETPFSLKRSNILKEVQDNDGGEEVFAQMPGKIIDIMVHKGQEVKQGEPLLIFEAMKMQNTIQTTTSGIVEDVRIAPGDNVAKNELLVKIKKSAKN; translated from the coding sequence ATGAAGACAAAAAATACTGATGTTGAGATGATTGCTGTTGGAGAAAATCGCAACTATAATTTCCATGTAAAGCATTCTAATGAGATTTATTATCAAGGTAAAAAAGTGAAAACACACCTTTATACTGGAAAAGATGGTGCGAGCATATTAATGGCAAATGGATTCAGGTATATCGTTGAGATATTATCAAATAACCAAAATAGTTATGAAATATTAATCAATGGCAGAACTTATTCATTTTCAGTTGAAACACCGTTTTCGTTGAAGCGTTCAAATATTCTTAAGGAAGTTCAGGATAATGATGGCGGAGAAGAAGTTTTTGCTCAAATGCCCGGTAAAATAATTGATATAATGGTGCATAAAGGACAGGAAGTTAAACAGGGCGAACCTTTATTAATATTTGAAGCCATGAAAATGCAAAATACTATCCAAACCACAACCAGTGGCATCGTGGAGGATGTACGAATTGCTCCTGGTGATAATGTGGCTAAAAATGAATTATTAGTAAAGATAAAGAAAAGCGCGAAAAATTGA